The window TTTTTATCTCATCGAAAGAACATTTTTCTACTATTATGGAAAACTAAAAACCAGATGATTTTCAATGGATTTTTTATTGAGATAGTAATTTACATATATTGTAGTTCTTAGTTTTTGTGTCCTCTTTAATTGGATTAAATATGGAAATTAGACTTACGCTATTAAATTTTTAATGGTGTATTTGTTGTAGTTTAATTTTTTAATTGAAAGGAAAAATATATGCGATTAACCAAATTAAATATTGCCCCCAAATTATCAAAATCATCTCGGTTATTTATTTTTACTGCATTGATGACGGTTTTTTTGTCAGCAAATTCTGCGGCAGACAATACCGGTACAGTTGATTTCGAAGGTGTCGTTGTGAGCACGCCTTGTAATATAGCTCAATCATCACTAAAGCAACTTATTGATTTTGGACAGTTATCTCGCAGAGCATTGGAAAATGGTCGCGTAGCTGAAGTGAAATTTAATATTGAATTTACGGGATGCGATTTCGCTGATTTTGATACTGATGCAGCCGGAAAACCCATTGCTGTTAAATCAATGGAATTAGTGTTTACAGGCCAAAGTTATGCGGATGCAACAAATACTTTGCTTTCTACTTCTGCGGGTAATACCAACAATGTGGGAATTGGCATTGATGGATTTGAATTTGGAAAAGCAAAAGATGTGTTCTCACGCATTATCAATAAAAAGGGAGATAACGTGCTGTCTTTCAAAGCGTTAGCAAAGGCTGTTGATACGACGAAAAGTGTATCGGAAGGTAGGTTCAGTGCGGTAACAAACTTTCGTATTACCTATCAATAACTAAATTATTTAACCGCCAGCATTGGCTGGTGGTTAAATGAGAGCCAGTAGAAGAGGTGTCGTGGTGAGCTATCAAAGGGCTATGGATATAACAGTGCTGTTGGTAATGCTTATTTTTAGTATTCATTCATATGCAGACATCAAAAGCGTTAAACCCCACAGCGTCAGTGCAATAACATTACTCAGGGGTAGCGTCATTGATGCACCGTGCTCAATAACATTGCAAAATCGCTATCAAACTATTGATTTTTCTTCTTTGGCTCTCGCTTTGTTGTCAAATAGCTTGCAAAGAGAAATGCATGATCAGCCTTTTATTATCGAGTTACAAGATTGCGGCAGTGTCTATTCAACCGTTGATCTAAAAACATGGAAGATACGCTTTGTTGGCCAAAATACACAATATATTGATGCTTTTATACTACAAGGTGCTTCCGAAGGGGTGGGTATTTCGGTATTAGATAATTCAAAAAGACGATTACAGCCTAATAAGGATTATTCATTATCTGACAATGTGTTGTATCAAGATAAATCAGGTTACAGCCTTTTCCTTCGTTATTTCTTACGTCTGGAATTAACCGGACAACCGATCCAAGCAGGTCGTTATTACGGACTGCTCCGCTTTTTCATCGATTACCAATAACACGCACGAAGAATACGTTTCTATGAGCTTCATTTTGAAGATGCACTCTTATTGCATTTAATCTGGTATAGCGAGGATGGTATAGAGCATGGTGTTCAAAATTAACGCGAAATTGAAGCTGGTTTGGCGCATTGCTTTTCTGTTATCGGGTCTTATGGGATGCAAAGTATTTGCCTCTGAATTTAATACAGATGTTTTAGATGCGGATGATATTCAGAATATTGATATGAGCCAGTTTTCAGTAGTTGGGTATACGCTACCAGGAAATTATGTTTTTACTCTCTTTGTTAATGGACAACGCTTAGGGGCACCCCGTGATATCTCCGTTT is drawn from Providencia huaxiensis and contains these coding sequences:
- a CDS encoding fimbrial protein, with protein sequence MTVFLSANSAADNTGTVDFEGVVVSTPCNIAQSSLKQLIDFGQLSRRALENGRVAEVKFNIEFTGCDFADFDTDAAGKPIAVKSMELVFTGQSYADATNTLLSTSAGNTNNVGIGIDGFEFGKAKDVFSRIINKKGDNVLSFKALAKAVDTTKSVSEGRFSAVTNFRITYQ
- a CDS encoding fimbrial protein, which produces MVSYQRAMDITVLLVMLIFSIHSYADIKSVKPHSVSAITLLRGSVIDAPCSITLQNRYQTIDFSSLALALLSNSLQREMHDQPFIIELQDCGSVYSTVDLKTWKIRFVGQNTQYIDAFILQGASEGVGISVLDNSKRRLQPNKDYSLSDNVLYQDKSGYSLFLRYFLRLELTGQPIQAGRYYGLLRFFIDYQ